In Persicimonas caeni, a single window of DNA contains:
- a CDS encoding CpXC domain-containing protein, translating to MASSLGEEGRSGQFGTTARTSIQVTDHNGSVFRAEVYRCVNVTTDPELREALTSGALYEVASPSGEGTFELAVPIQYHDEELELFALVVPEVLRHREFALRSELLDELAAADEELPAYMRAFETVCGVGALEELEARYAAGDRPRAAEPGGDLAADGGAPQQVASDAVSDEERQELERARQEVEETRALLEQDRNQLDQDRQQLDEVASRIDRERARMDEVERELADERASIDELRSELEAMKLNLEQERLRLEQGGPISNAEESTQVVTDDQFIEVVEHDERSEPVETAAPHEATELIESPYVDANEASEPVTEVRIERVDEAQFPERFDEVDADPFGRHVAVIDGRVVAGAKVSDEVIEGIAQAAERSFFVQFDAEANYPVIGLLFAGLDDEQQACASVGWTLDVADSEHELVLNRLGGAVSLQAALYDDAGELRGVWNIAAPLAENVEWIRQRAEKLLTDPDFDAGSYEEVAQAWLEQGDERLGTMRHNFHTDSFAEATTPAQLLLACGIVGFWSTPEKLEYLVANRSFPIDQFEAIQRRVVRRSLQHGLYLNPELRHVAVYMGLAADETELCDRLINEFAELSVGLRENDLDPVQEFENWEQLIELAEEVGVTLDADVLELAEASLKRAQDFQETDIPAEVAPPAPVEPAISDVSFDEIEIDELVVARRSETTGVTYFLPDDAVLDTFDDLASMPREDLELLLEDAKGRLEAAQMLIERFGAEGTQTALEAAEQMNAPQVAALARFVESKAEGLEAELVRCVESGGPSATYIAGRALASIRSTSALPTLLDAYCDDQRRGDKEAFARALATYGKKLLPQLKRTIKKEGHDDALVALIRELERQHEGVLAELAKDRSKKVRAAANEARS from the coding sequence ATGGCTTCAAGTTTAGGCGAAGAGGGCCGCAGTGGTCAGTTTGGAACGACCGCGCGGACTTCAATTCAAGTCACAGATCACAATGGAAGCGTCTTTCGCGCCGAGGTCTATCGGTGCGTCAACGTCACCACCGATCCCGAACTTCGCGAGGCGCTGACTTCCGGCGCGCTCTACGAGGTGGCGTCGCCCAGCGGCGAGGGGACTTTCGAGCTGGCCGTTCCCATCCAGTACCACGATGAAGAGCTCGAACTCTTTGCGCTGGTCGTTCCGGAGGTGTTACGCCATCGGGAATTTGCATTGCGCAGCGAGCTGCTCGACGAGTTGGCCGCGGCAGACGAGGAGCTTCCCGCTTATATGCGCGCCTTCGAGACGGTCTGCGGCGTCGGCGCACTCGAGGAGCTCGAGGCTCGTTATGCGGCCGGCGATCGACCTCGAGCCGCCGAGCCCGGCGGCGACCTGGCGGCCGACGGTGGGGCCCCGCAGCAGGTCGCGAGCGATGCCGTTAGCGATGAGGAGCGCCAGGAGCTCGAGCGCGCCAGGCAAGAAGTCGAGGAGACGCGCGCGTTGCTCGAGCAGGATCGCAATCAACTCGATCAAGATCGCCAGCAACTCGACGAAGTCGCCTCGCGCATCGACCGAGAGCGTGCGCGCATGGACGAAGTCGAGCGTGAACTCGCCGACGAGCGCGCCTCCATCGACGAGCTGCGCTCGGAGCTCGAGGCGATGAAGCTCAACCTCGAGCAAGAGCGGCTGCGCCTGGAGCAGGGCGGGCCGATCTCGAACGCCGAGGAGTCGACCCAGGTCGTCACCGACGATCAGTTCATCGAGGTCGTCGAGCACGACGAGCGGTCGGAACCCGTCGAGACGGCTGCGCCTCACGAGGCGACTGAGCTCATCGAGAGCCCTTACGTCGACGCCAACGAGGCGTCCGAGCCGGTGACTGAAGTACGCATCGAGCGTGTCGACGAGGCCCAATTCCCGGAGCGCTTCGATGAAGTCGACGCCGACCCATTCGGGCGTCACGTGGCCGTGATTGACGGGCGTGTCGTGGCAGGCGCCAAGGTTTCTGACGAGGTCATCGAAGGCATCGCCCAGGCTGCCGAGCGCTCCTTTTTCGTCCAGTTCGACGCCGAGGCGAACTACCCGGTCATCGGGCTACTCTTTGCGGGGCTCGACGACGAACAACAGGCGTGTGCCTCGGTCGGATGGACGCTCGACGTCGCCGATTCGGAGCACGAGCTTGTGCTCAACCGGCTTGGCGGCGCCGTTTCGCTGCAAGCCGCGCTCTACGATGACGCCGGCGAGCTTCGCGGGGTGTGGAATATCGCCGCTCCGCTCGCCGAGAATGTCGAGTGGATTCGTCAGCGCGCCGAGAAGCTGTTGACCGATCCCGACTTCGATGCCGGCTCTTACGAGGAGGTCGCCCAGGCTTGGCTCGAACAGGGCGACGAGCGCCTCGGAACGATGCGCCACAACTTCCACACCGACAGCTTCGCCGAGGCGACGACTCCTGCACAGCTGCTCTTGGCTTGCGGCATCGTCGGTTTTTGGTCGACCCCCGAGAAGCTCGAGTATCTGGTCGCCAACCGTTCCTTTCCAATCGACCAGTTCGAGGCGATCCAGCGACGAGTGGTGCGCCGGTCGCTGCAGCATGGACTCTACCTCAACCCCGAGCTTCGACACGTCGCCGTCTACATGGGATTGGCCGCCGACGAGACGGAGTTGTGCGACCGGCTGATCAACGAGTTCGCCGAGCTCAGCGTCGGGTTGCGCGAGAATGACCTCGACCCGGTCCAAGAGTTCGAGAACTGGGAGCAGCTCATCGAGCTGGCTGAAGAGGTGGGCGTGACACTCGACGCCGATGTGCTCGAACTCGCCGAGGCGAGCCTCAAGCGTGCGCAGGACTTCCAGGAGACCGATATCCCGGCCGAGGTGGCCCCTCCGGCACCTGTCGAGCCCGCGATCAGCGACGTCTCCTTCGACGAGATCGAGATCGACGAGTTGGTCGTCGCCCGCCGCTCCGAGACGACCGGCGTGACCTATTTTCTTCCCGACGACGCGGTGTTGGATACATTCGACGATCTCGCGTCGATGCCGCGCGAGGATCTCGAGCTTCTGCTCGAAGATGCCAAGGGCCGCCTCGAAGCGGCTCAAATGCTCATCGAGCGCTTCGGCGCCGAGGGCACTCAGACCGCGCTCGAAGCCGCCGAGCAGATGAACGCCCCTCAGGTGGCCGCGCTCGCTCGCTTTGTCGAGAGCAAGGCCGAAGGCCTCGAGGCCGAGCTGGTGCGCTGTGTGGAGTCGGGTGGACCGAGCGCCACCTACATCGCCGGGCGCGCCCTGGCGAGCATCCGTAGCACCTCGGCGCTGCCGACCCTGCTCGATGCCTATTGCGATGATCAGCGTCGGGGCGATAAAGAGGCGTTCGCTCGCGCGCTGGCCACCTATGGCAAAAAGCTCTTGCCTCAGCTCAAGCGAACGATCAAAAAGGAAGGGCACGACGATGCTCTTGTCGCGCTGATTCGCGAGCTGGAGCGCCAACACGAGGGTGTGTTGGCCGAGTTGGCCAAAGATCGCAGCAAGAAAGTGCGCGCGGCCGCCAACGAAGCGCGCAGCTAA
- a CDS encoding DUF1302 family protein, which yields MKISFGLSLLLIAATASPSAIAQETIFDPENPAVQGVDEEDEGDESEDDGEETIFDPENPAVSGDEDSEASRDMEGEGESVDLAEPRLEPIDEEPVQPTNAAFLGAYATSLGVDTAWEGRDEDIVEWANELELRLEYDMSGQSRAVVEGEFFHWMVGKENPDETDLLFNASRGRASYEPRLGEAYVLLREDNVSFRVGNLVTPWGSTDIVRPGDVVNPRDLTRIETVTATSDLLLPQFTAELAYSASDWSITGLLVPFFEENEAFVFGRDFALINPFNPVIGDQLPILLAAQELIDRSRWDDVQSFFAATRVPDEIPKNVSLGARATATAWNTDFGLGYFYGWDRTPWLELDEDLRELFRLAADDGRVLEDFDLLGFAARNPQAIGLTASVAQKVADGEEVVATEYRRRHTLVADVARYIGPIGVRADVVFSPEQTFYSDDFDPLRRTTLFGALGFSWERFESEDDFLAVTVEGFWLHPFDRDSAINEAFVAADERGPEDAQILLIGDDLYGAAAALQWTVPLIDADLQLGALGTLSTEDVVATASLGKRWFSWLNTTVAVTVLEGPDPSSDEPVSLGGLYDHNDQLTLTVDGVF from the coding sequence TTGAAGATATCCTTTGGCCTCAGCCTGCTGTTGATCGCTGCGACTGCTTCGCCCTCCGCCATTGCACAAGAGACCATCTTCGACCCCGAGAATCCCGCCGTCCAAGGCGTCGACGAAGAAGACGAAGGCGACGAGTCCGAGGACGACGGCGAAGAGACCATCTTCGACCCGGAGAACCCTGCCGTCTCCGGCGACGAGGACTCAGAAGCCAGTCGGGACATGGAAGGGGAGGGCGAGTCGGTCGACCTGGCCGAGCCGCGCCTCGAACCGATCGATGAAGAGCCGGTTCAACCAACGAACGCGGCCTTTTTGGGCGCCTATGCGACGAGCCTGGGTGTAGACACCGCCTGGGAGGGGCGTGACGAGGACATCGTCGAGTGGGCCAATGAGTTGGAGCTTCGTCTCGAATACGACATGTCCGGCCAGTCGCGCGCGGTCGTCGAGGGAGAGTTCTTTCACTGGATGGTCGGCAAGGAGAACCCCGACGAGACCGACCTTCTGTTCAACGCCAGTCGGGGCCGGGCGAGCTACGAGCCCCGCCTGGGCGAAGCCTACGTGCTCCTTCGGGAGGACAACGTCTCCTTCCGAGTTGGTAACTTGGTTACTCCGTGGGGGAGCACGGATATCGTGCGCCCCGGCGACGTCGTCAATCCGAGAGACCTCACTCGCATCGAAACCGTCACGGCCACCTCCGACCTGCTTCTCCCGCAGTTCACCGCCGAGCTCGCCTATTCAGCCAGCGACTGGTCGATCACCGGCCTTCTGGTGCCTTTTTTCGAGGAAAACGAGGCCTTCGTCTTCGGGCGAGATTTCGCGCTGATCAATCCGTTCAATCCGGTCATTGGTGATCAACTGCCCATCTTGCTGGCCGCCCAGGAGCTCATCGACCGCAGTCGCTGGGACGACGTGCAGTCCTTTTTCGCCGCCACGCGCGTGCCCGACGAGATTCCCAAAAACGTAAGCCTGGGTGCTCGCGCAACCGCCACGGCGTGGAACACCGACTTCGGGTTGGGCTACTTCTACGGCTGGGACCGCACCCCCTGGCTCGAACTGGACGAGGATTTGCGCGAGCTCTTTCGCCTCGCCGCCGACGACGGTCGGGTGCTCGAGGACTTTGATCTGCTCGGCTTCGCCGCACGCAACCCGCAGGCAATCGGTCTGACCGCGAGTGTGGCACAGAAGGTGGCCGACGGCGAAGAAGTCGTAGCCACCGAGTACCGGCGCCGACACACGCTGGTAGCCGATGTGGCCCGTTATATCGGCCCCATCGGTGTGCGCGCCGATGTCGTGTTTTCTCCCGAGCAGACCTTCTACTCCGACGACTTCGATCCGCTGCGTCGTACGACCCTCTTTGGGGCGCTAGGCTTTTCGTGGGAGCGCTTCGAGAGCGAGGATGACTTCCTCGCCGTGACCGTCGAGGGCTTCTGGCTGCATCCCTTCGACCGCGACAGCGCGATCAACGAGGCGTTCGTCGCCGCGGACGAGCGCGGCCCCGAAGACGCCCAGATTCTCTTGATCGGCGACGACCTGTATGGAGCGGCCGCCGCGCTGCAGTGGACGGTGCCGCTGATCGACGCTGATCTCCAACTCGGCGCGCTCGGCACCTTGTCGACCGAAGACGTGGTCGCGACGGCGTCGCTGGGCAAGCGCTGGTTTTCGTGGTTGAACACGACGGTGGCTGTCACCGTCTTGGAAGGGCCCGATCCGTCGAGCGACGAGCCGGTGAGTTTGGGCGGCCTCTACGACCACAACGACCAGCTCACGCTTACGGTCGACGGCGTATTCTAG
- a CDS encoding ISAs1 family transposase, whose product MAQMRISRNAATPKGFLRRISDARFERVDDPRAQQWVVHPLHALLKLGALAFSTHARSVRAVEVRSEQLRPTVRAQVGLKERVSDNAFGLVLPRIKWPQLRRCLHRQVKAEWRRGRLVPVRLQKSTAAIDGKHVATVPEKRLRALVTQRTSLDGATLAPAELRQVLSTQFPHVQLQESSHGKLCGLIRVHRTTLISSSAAVALDQWPIAGQTNEWGAIELTVSALMSAYGRTKLIERVTLDAGNATPEVAQMLQGRDIDYLMSLKVGQGRLWEHAVDTLGDREGRQADHRDVVEERGKTICYSVWREKLDGEYGFEGARQVVRIERVVAGDEDAEVGNRYFVSSESPDELGAKEALALARAHWRCENEGHWTADAIFDEDARRTPWTMHPDGVLVAGLLRSIAINILAVLRALTRNKSAEKWHKPTWKMVVEQALMTLCIPILDTTEFDAFEA is encoded by the coding sequence ATGGCACAGATGAGAATAAGCAGAAACGCCGCTACACCCAAGGGCTTTTTACGTCGTATTTCGGATGCCCGCTTTGAGAGGGTCGACGATCCGCGAGCCCAGCAGTGGGTTGTCCACCCGCTGCACGCGCTTCTCAAGCTGGGAGCACTCGCCTTTTCGACGCACGCCCGCTCGGTGCGGGCCGTGGAGGTCAGAAGCGAGCAGCTTCGGCCCACAGTGCGCGCCCAAGTCGGGCTTAAAGAGCGGGTGTCGGACAACGCCTTTGGTCTGGTTTTGCCCCGCATCAAATGGCCCCAGCTTCGCCGATGCCTCCATCGGCAGGTCAAAGCCGAGTGGCGCCGAGGCCGTCTTGTACCGGTGCGCCTGCAAAAAAGCACCGCCGCGATCGACGGCAAGCATGTGGCCACCGTCCCCGAAAAGCGCCTGCGCGCGCTCGTCACCCAGCGCACAAGCCTCGATGGCGCCACGTTGGCCCCCGCCGAGCTTCGCCAGGTGCTGTCGACTCAGTTTCCCCACGTCCAGCTCCAGGAGAGCAGCCACGGCAAGCTGTGCGGCCTTATCCGCGTCCATCGCACTACATTGATCTCCTCGAGTGCGGCGGTCGCGCTGGATCAGTGGCCGATCGCCGGTCAGACAAATGAATGGGGCGCCATCGAGCTGACCGTCTCGGCGCTCATGTCGGCCTACGGACGCACCAAACTCATTGAGCGGGTCACGCTCGACGCCGGTAACGCCACCCCCGAGGTCGCCCAGATGCTACAGGGGCGCGACATTGATTATTTGATGTCGCTCAAAGTCGGCCAGGGCAGGCTCTGGGAGCATGCCGTCGACACTCTCGGTGATAGAGAAGGTCGTCAGGCTGACCATCGGGACGTGGTCGAAGAGCGTGGAAAGACGATCTGCTATAGCGTCTGGCGCGAAAAGCTCGACGGGGAGTACGGCTTCGAGGGTGCCAGGCAGGTGGTGCGCATCGAGCGGGTGGTCGCCGGCGACGAGGACGCCGAGGTAGGAAACCGCTACTTCGTCAGCTCCGAGTCCCCAGATGAGCTTGGGGCGAAAGAGGCGCTCGCACTCGCCCGAGCCCACTGGCGCTGCGAGAATGAAGGCCACTGGACCGCCGATGCCATCTTCGATGAAGACGCGCGTCGAACGCCGTGGACGATGCATCCCGATGGGGTGCTCGTGGCGGGGCTTTTGCGCTCCATTGCCATCAATATTCTGGCGGTGCTGCGTGCGCTGACTCGCAACAAATCCGCAGAGAAGTGGCACAAGCCAACCTGGAAGATGGTTGTCGAGCAGGCGCTTATGACGCTGTGCATTCCCATACTGGACACCACCGAGTTTGACGCCTTCGAGGCTTGA
- a CDS encoding recombinase family protein yields MTESAILRPPKITERHVNQLVVVYVRQSTLQQLEEHQESTRRQYALAKRARRWGWSDDQILTIDDDLGTSGASIKGRQGLQKLMQEVRCGHVGLILALELSRYARCCLDWYRLLELCAQYDTLIAENDVVYEPCDPNDRMLLGVKATMSETELHIMKQRLEDGKLAKAKRGELVFDVPRGYVWSVDEEIIKDPDAQVRRVIELIFEVFERRRTIGGVCRYLEAHDIKLPHRRDSFGHLAHLGPLEWHKATNSAVSNLLRHPIYAGAYVYGRRQRPSNAGFGSRGEPGRVRVDQGQWLVLLKANHPAYIDWKTYERNVEQLEDNKPAVKGYAQNGQALLGGLVLCGGCGWRMSLHYKDPQTWRYECENYKTKAKDGCRSFSGMSLDELIETLVLQALEPAAIEMSLRVIEEAEKEREKLRELWEQKLERARYRAQRAFEQYDAVDPRNRLVAQTLEDRWQEALEEEERIRRDYARQKAEWQTPLPGEQAEEIRRLAQDLPVLWHAEETLPKERQEIVRAIVDEIHAQVEGETERLRVEVHWAGGDRTAAIVQRPVQSWKQLSYYDELVDRISRLFEAGKSDAQISERLNEQGYRTAEARPFTRAALTSLRYNLGLKRAQSSKPTDLLNLAEDEWTTDQLAERLQMPRASLYNWIRSQKVNAEKRAAQKRKIWVITADQAELQRLEALREQGTSR; encoded by the coding sequence ATGACGGAGTCCGCGATTCTGCGCCCACCCAAGATCACCGAGCGACATGTCAACCAGCTGGTGGTGGTCTATGTACGGCAATCAACTCTCCAGCAGCTCGAGGAGCATCAAGAGTCGACGCGTCGACAGTATGCGCTCGCCAAACGCGCTCGTCGGTGGGGATGGAGCGATGATCAGATTTTGACCATCGACGACGATCTGGGCACAAGCGGAGCAAGCATCAAGGGAAGGCAAGGTCTCCAGAAACTCATGCAGGAGGTGCGTTGTGGGCATGTCGGGCTGATTCTGGCCCTGGAGTTGTCTCGCTACGCCCGGTGCTGCCTGGACTGGTATCGTCTCCTGGAACTGTGTGCCCAGTACGATACGCTTATTGCCGAAAATGACGTGGTCTACGAGCCCTGCGACCCCAATGACCGCATGCTATTGGGAGTCAAAGCGACGATGTCGGAGACAGAGCTTCACATCATGAAGCAGCGACTCGAGGACGGCAAGCTGGCCAAGGCCAAGCGGGGCGAGCTCGTCTTTGATGTGCCGCGTGGTTACGTATGGAGTGTCGACGAGGAGATCATCAAAGACCCCGACGCCCAGGTGCGCCGGGTCATCGAACTGATCTTCGAGGTGTTCGAGAGGCGGCGCACCATCGGTGGTGTGTGTCGATATCTCGAGGCGCACGACATCAAGCTTCCGCATCGTCGCGACAGCTTCGGGCATCTGGCCCACCTGGGCCCGCTTGAGTGGCACAAGGCGACGAACTCGGCGGTGAGCAACCTTTTGCGGCACCCGATTTATGCGGGGGCCTATGTCTACGGGCGGCGCCAGCGGCCCTCGAACGCCGGGTTCGGGAGTCGAGGCGAGCCAGGCCGGGTCCGAGTCGACCAGGGGCAGTGGCTCGTGTTGCTCAAAGCCAATCACCCCGCCTACATCGACTGGAAGACCTACGAGAGAAACGTGGAACAACTCGAGGACAACAAACCGGCCGTGAAGGGATATGCGCAAAATGGCCAAGCGCTGCTGGGAGGACTGGTCCTTTGTGGCGGGTGCGGCTGGCGGATGAGCCTGCACTATAAAGACCCACAAACGTGGCGCTACGAATGCGAAAACTACAAGACGAAGGCCAAAGATGGCTGTCGCTCCTTCAGTGGGATGTCGCTCGACGAGCTGATCGAAACGCTTGTGTTGCAGGCTCTGGAGCCAGCAGCCATCGAAATGAGTTTGAGGGTTATCGAGGAGGCCGAGAAGGAAAGAGAAAAGCTAAGAGAGCTGTGGGAGCAAAAGCTCGAGCGGGCGCGCTATCGCGCCCAACGAGCATTCGAGCAGTATGACGCGGTCGACCCGAGAAACCGTCTGGTGGCCCAGACCCTCGAAGATCGCTGGCAAGAGGCGCTGGAGGAAGAAGAACGAATCCGACGCGACTACGCCCGCCAAAAAGCCGAGTGGCAGACGCCGCTTCCTGGCGAACAAGCCGAAGAAATACGCCGTCTGGCCCAAGATCTGCCGGTCCTGTGGCATGCCGAGGAGACGCTCCCCAAAGAGCGCCAAGAAATCGTGCGCGCGATCGTCGACGAAATTCACGCGCAGGTCGAAGGCGAAACCGAGCGACTCCGCGTCGAGGTCCACTGGGCCGGAGGTGACCGCACAGCGGCCATCGTGCAACGGCCGGTGCAGAGCTGGAAGCAATTGAGCTACTATGACGAGCTTGTCGATAGGATCAGCCGGCTTTTCGAAGCCGGCAAAAGCGATGCCCAGATAAGTGAGCGGCTAAACGAGCAGGGGTATCGAACCGCCGAAGCCCGCCCATTTACGCGGGCAGCGCTCACATCATTGCGCTACAACCTCGGGCTGAAGCGCGCACAGTCGAGCAAGCCGACCGACCTCCTCAATTTAGCCGAGGATGAGTGGACGACCGACCAACTGGCCGAAAGACTCCAGATGCCGCGAGCGTCACTCTACAACTGGATCCGAAGCCAGAAGGTCAATGCCGAAAAGCGAGCCGCTCAGAAGCGCAAGATATGGGTCATCACCGCCGATCAAGCTGAACTCCAGCGTCTTGAAGCCCTCAGAGAGCAAGGAACGAGTCGCTAA
- a CDS encoding tellurite resistance TerB family protein has protein sequence MSSEEEDKYFKQRDMEKIAEARREQQLEAIRQQEREGVQDVLQSSDEVAAEALALGFDSETARVLPLVPLIQMAWADGSVTTAENEKVLELAYRFGIEREGPAHNFLTLLLGEQPSDVFFERVDRVIAHLVEEQPNYWQDKSVVDLAREVAEASGGFFKLTSPINGDEKKLLDRFAELFSVQERSAGDVIQGEEG, from the coding sequence ATGTCGAGTGAAGAAGAAGATAAGTATTTCAAGCAGCGCGATATGGAGAAGATCGCCGAAGCTCGCCGCGAACAGCAGCTCGAGGCGATCCGCCAGCAGGAGCGCGAGGGCGTCCAAGACGTGCTGCAGTCGAGCGACGAAGTGGCCGCCGAAGCGCTGGCGCTGGGCTTCGATAGCGAGACGGCGCGCGTGCTTCCGCTCGTCCCGCTCATCCAAATGGCCTGGGCCGACGGCAGCGTGACCACCGCCGAGAACGAAAAGGTCCTCGAGCTGGCCTACCGGTTCGGCATCGAGCGTGAAGGCCCGGCCCATAACTTCTTGACGCTGCTGCTCGGTGAGCAGCCCTCCGACGTCTTTTTCGAACGCGTCGACCGCGTCATCGCGCACCTGGTCGAAGAGCAGCCCAACTACTGGCAGGACAAGTCGGTGGTCGACCTGGCCCGCGAGGTCGCCGAGGCTTCGGGTGGCTTCTTTAAGTTGACCAGCCCGATCAACGGCGACGAGAAGAAGCTTCTCGACCGCTTCGCCGAGCTCTTCTCGGTCCAAGAGCGCAGCGCCGGCGATGTCATTCAGGGCGAGGAGGGTTGA
- a CDS encoding metallophosphoesterase family protein translates to MIIGIFSDVHSNLEAMTTVREAYEEDERDIDMYVCLGDVVGYGACPNECCDIVREMAEITILGNHDAAVCGRMNYAFYYDAARNALDWHAEQLREEHHEWLKSLPYSKTWEDVEFCHGSPVNREDFEYVFNIHQANGLIDHWDDLQHITFIGHSHLTKAFSLHPEEGAVEISGPLLEFEDDKKYIVTVGSVGQPRDNDNRACFGFYDTEAKTFEYQRRDYDVRSAAKKIFQSELSSDFAKRLFFGI, encoded by the coding sequence ATGATTATCGGTATTTTCAGTGATGTGCACAGCAACCTCGAGGCGATGACCACGGTCCGTGAGGCCTACGAGGAGGACGAGCGCGACATCGACATGTACGTCTGCCTCGGTGACGTGGTGGGCTACGGCGCTTGTCCCAACGAGTGTTGCGATATCGTGCGCGAGATGGCCGAGATCACCATCCTCGGAAACCACGACGCGGCGGTCTGCGGTCGGATGAACTACGCGTTTTACTACGACGCGGCTCGCAATGCGCTCGACTGGCACGCCGAGCAGCTTCGCGAAGAGCACCACGAGTGGCTCAAGTCGCTGCCGTACTCCAAAACGTGGGAGGACGTCGAGTTCTGCCACGGCTCACCGGTCAACCGCGAGGACTTCGAATACGTCTTCAACATCCACCAGGCCAACGGACTCATCGACCACTGGGATGACCTGCAGCACATCACCTTTATCGGCCACTCCCACCTGACCAAAGCCTTCAGCCTGCACCCGGAAGAGGGCGCCGTCGAGATCAGCGGGCCGCTGCTCGAGTTCGAAGACGACAAAAAGTACATCGTCACCGTCGGAAGCGTCGGCCAGCCGCGCGACAACGACAACCGAGCGTGCTTCGGCTTCTACGACACCGAGGCGAAGACCTTCGAGTACCAGCGACGTGACTACGACGTGCGCAGCGCGGCCAAGAAGATCTTCCAGTCGGAACTCTCCAGCGACTTCGCCAAGCGACTTTTCTTCGGGATTTAG